The nucleotide window CCCACAGCCCGGCGTGGTAGGAGGTGCCGCAGGCGACGATGTAGAGGCGCTCGGGCACCGGGGCGGCGTCGAGCTCGGGCAGGGCGACCTGGCCCGTGGCCCGGTCCAGCCGGCCGGCCAGGCAGTCGGCGATGACCTTGGGCTGCTCGAAGATCTCCTTGAGCATGAAGTGCTTGAAACCGCCCTTTTGGGCCGCCGCCACGTCCCAGTTGATGTGGCGCACGTCCTTTTGCACGGGCGCCAGGGTGGCGGCGTCCAGGACCTGCCAGGAGCCGGCGTCGATGCGGGCCATCTCGCCGTCGTCCAAAAAGACCACCTCGCGGGTGTAGGGCAGAAAGGCCGGAATGTCCGAGGCCAGGAAATTCTCGCCCACGCCCACGCCCATGACCAGGGGCGACTGCTTGCGGGCGGCGTAGAGCATGCCCGGGTTGTCGCGGCTGACCACCACGATGGCGTAGGAGCCCTCCACCCGGGACAGGGCCTTGGAGATGGCCTCGGCCAGGGAGCCTTTTTCCTTATAGTAATGGCCCACGAGCTGGGAGAGCACCTCGGTGTCGGTGTCCGAGACGCAGCGCACGCCGGCGGCGGCCAGTTCCTTTTTGAGCTCCTGGTAGTTCTCGATGATGCCGTTGTGGACCAGGGCGATGGAGCGGGCGGCGTCCAGGTGGGGGTGGGCGTTTTTTTCGGTGGGCAGGCCGTGGGTGGCCCAGCGGGTATGCCCCACGCCCGAGGTGGCCAGGTAGACGTTCTGGGCGGCCAGCTTGGCTTCGAGGTTGGCGAGCTTGCCCTCGGCCCGGACCGTCACCAGGTCCTTGCCCTGCAAAAAGGCCACGCCGGCCGAATCATAGCCCCGGTATTCCAGGCGGCGCAGGCCCTCGATGATGACCGGCACGGCCGGCCGGTGTCCGCAATACCCGATGATGCCGCACATAGGCTCTCCCTGACGCGCCGTGGCGCGAGCCGCTTTCCGGCCGCCGTCCGGGGGAGCCCGTGCATCCGCCCCAGGCCGCAGGCCGTGTTGTGAGCGTGTGTAGCCCGGCTGGCCGGCCGTTGCAACACGTGACCGCGCCCCGGCGGCGGGGATGTTTTTTGTTTTCCGGAATGGGTAAAAAGTCCACACCGTCACAAATGAAGAACTTTTGACCCATATCTCGGCTCCAAGCGGACAAAAAGTCCTTCCAGCGTAATGCATTGATTATGCTAAATAAATTGACAAAGTGCTTCCGCGTGCCGAACCGGGGCCTGCCAAAAGTGTGCGTCAAAGTCCCACCGGTTGCCCCGGATTCGTCACACTTTTCACCAACATACCGAGAAAAAACAACTTTTTAATCGGTTCGGTATTTGCCATAGGCGAGCCAACCCCAGGAACGGGCCGTGATTTCTGCGGCGCGTCCGCTAGCGGCCGACGGAACGTGGGCGGCTCCCGTTTCGTGTCGGCCGTTGTCTGGGTGTTGGCGGCATGTCGTGGCGACGGCTCGCGTCGAGGCGACATCTCTGGTGTAAACGCGCGCATGACGGCAGGAGGAGTCAAGAAGATTTAACCAGAACAGGTGGGGGGATGTAATGACGCTAGTTCTTTTTGTCACTATCAGCATGCTGTGGTTCCCAATTGGTCTGTTCTATCTTGGCCAGGGAGACGCGAAAACGTGTGGCGCCATTGCCGGTTTTGTCGGCGTCATAACAGTTGTTGGCGGAATACTGCATGCAACACCGCTTTTTGGCAGCGACGCTTTCACGGCTACCCTGCTCATTCCGTTCGGTGTTGTCTATTTGACGATTTCCTATGTCATCTTGGCGGGGATAGAGGACCTTCGGTCACTGGGCAATTTGAGCCTGATGATGGGTATCATCTTGGCTATCGCGGCCTATTTCTTTTTTACCGGCGGCGGCGTCAAGGCCGACGGGACGGCCTTCATCCCAAAGAGCCTGTACCTTGGCCTGATGATGATCGCTTTTGTAGTGCTGACATTGGTTATCTGGG belongs to Solidesulfovibrio sp. and includes:
- the glmS gene encoding glutamine--fructose-6-phosphate transaminase (isomerizing), whose translation is MCGIIGYCGHRPAVPVIIEGLRRLEYRGYDSAGVAFLQGKDLVTVRAEGKLANLEAKLAAQNVYLATSGVGHTRWATHGLPTEKNAHPHLDAARSIALVHNGIIENYQELKKELAAAGVRCVSDTDTEVLSQLVGHYYKEKGSLAEAISKALSRVEGSYAIVVVSRDNPGMLYAARKQSPLVMGVGVGENFLASDIPAFLPYTREVVFLDDGEMARIDAGSWQVLDAATLAPVQKDVRHINWDVAAAQKGGFKHFMLKEIFEQPKVIADCLAGRLDRATGQVALPELDAAPVPERLYIVACGTSYHAGLWGMYLLEQWAGIPTRVEIASELRYREPLLGPGDTVLAISQSGETADTLAGMHLAKARGARVIGLCNVVGSSVAREADAVVYTQAGPEISVASTKAMCSQLTLLTLMALSYGRRRGVLPAEAAQQCAAALDGLPALLDGILPGLRQRARELCRVYAEARSFLFLGRGLYYPLALEGALKLKEISYIHAEGYAAGEMKHGPIALIDPKFPTFALAPLDGLFPKVKSNLQEVQARGGKIIALTQPGAALDVDHPWEIPAAWGPLSTFLMLPALQLFAYEMADYLGKDVDQPRNLAKSVTVE